One window of the Macaca thibetana thibetana isolate TM-01 chromosome 1, ASM2454274v1, whole genome shotgun sequence genome contains the following:
- the RAB25 gene encoding ras-related protein Rab-25, with protein sequence MGNGTEEDYNFVFKVVLIGESGVGKTNLLSRFTRNEFSHDSRTTIGVEFSTRTVMLGTAAVKAQIWDTAGLERYRAITSAYYRGAVGALLVFDLTKHQTYAVVERWLKELYDHAEATIVVMLVGNKSDLSQAREVPTEEARMFAENNGLLFLETSALDSTNVELAFETVLKEIFAKVSKQRQNSIRTNAITLGSAQAGQEPGPGEKRACCISL encoded by the exons ATGGGGAATGGAACTGAGGAAGATTATAACTTTGTCTTCAAGG TGGTGCTGATCGGCGAATCAGGTGTGGGGAAGACCAATCTACTCTCCCGATTCACGCGCAATGAGTTCAGCCACGACAGCCGCACCACCATCGGGGTTGAGTTCTCCACCCGCACTGTGATGTTGGGCACCGCTGCTGTCAAGGCTCAGATCTGGGACACAGCTGGCCTGGAGCGGTACCGAGCCATCACCTCGGC GTACTATCGTGGTGCAGTGGGGGCCCTCCTGGTGTTTGACCTAACCAAGCACCAGACCTATGCTGTGGTAGAGCGATGGCTGAAGGAGCTCTATGACCACGCTGAAGCCACGATCGTCGTCATGCTCGTGGGTAACAAGAGTGACCTCAGCCAGGCCCGGGAAGTGCCCACTGAGGAGGCCCGAATGTTCGCTG AAAACAATGGACTGCTGTTCCTGGAGACCTCAGCCCTGGACTCTACCAATGTTGAGCTCGCCTTTGAGACTGTCCTGAAAG AGATCTTTGCGAAGGTGTCCAAGCAGAGACAGAACAGCATCCGGACCAATGCCATCACTCTGGGcagtgcccaggctgggcaggagCCTGGCCCCGGGGAGAAGAGGGCCTGTTGCATCAGCCTCTGA
- the MEX3A gene encoding RNA-binding protein MEX3A — translation MPSLVVSGIMERNGGFGELGCFGGSAKDRGLLEDERALQLALDQLCLLGLGEPPAPTAGEDGGGGGGGAPAQPAAPPQPAPPPPPAAPPAAPTAAPAAQTPQPPTAPKGASDAKLCALYKEAELRLKGSSNTTECVPVPTSEHVAEIVGRQGCKIKALRAKTNTYIKTPVRGEEPVFMVTGRREDVATARREIISAAEHFSMIRASRNKSGAAFGVAPALPGQVTIRVRVPYRVVGLVVGPKGATIKRIQQQTNTYIITPSRDRDPVFEITGAPGNVERAREEIETHIAVRTGKILEYNNENDFLAGSPDAALDSRYSDAWRVHPPGCKPLSTFRQNSLGCIGECGVDSGFEAPRLGEQGGDFGYGGYLFPGYGVGKQDVYYGVAETSPPLWAGQENATPTSVLFSSASSSSSSSAKARAGPPGAHRSPATSAGPELAGLPRRPPGEPLQGFSKLGGGGLRSPGGGRDCMVCFESEVTAALVPCGHNLFCMECAVRICERTDPECPVCHITATQAIRIFS, via the exons ATGCCTAGTCTAGTGGTATCTGGAATAATGGAAAGAAATGGGGGCTTTGGAGAACTAGGATGTTTCGGGGGAAGCGCTAAGGACCGAGGGCTGCTGGAAGACGAGCGCGCCCTTCAGCTGGCTCTCGatcaactctgcctcctgggtttgggGGAGCCCCCCGCCCCCACGGCGGGCGAGGACGGGGGAGGTGGGGGGGGCGGCGCCCCCGCGCAGCCGGCCGCCCCCCCGCAGccggccccgccgccgccgcccgcggcGCCCCCGGCCGCCCCGACGGCGGCCCCCGCGGCGCAGACGCCCCAGCCCCCCACCGCCCCCAAAGGGGCGAGCGACGCCAAGCTCTGCGCTCTCTACAAAGAGGCCGAGCTGCGCCTGAAGGGCAGCAGCAACACCACGGAGTGTGTTCCGGTGCCCACCTCCGAGCACGTGGCCGAGATCGTGGGCAGGCAAG GCTGCAAGATTAAGGCCTTGAGGGCCAAGACCAACACCTACATCAAGACTCCGGTGAGAGGCGAGGAACCAGTGTTCATGGTGACAGGGCGGCGGGAGGACGTGGCCACCGCCCGGCGGGAAATCATCTCAGCAGCGGAGCACTTCTCCATGATCCGTGCCTCCCGCAACAAGTCAGGTGCCGCCTTTGGCGTAGCTCCTGCCCTGCCTGGCCAGGTGACCATCCGTGTGCGGGTGCCCTACCGCGTGGTGGGGCTGGTGGTGGGCCCCAAAGGGGCAACCATCAAGCGCATCCAGCAGCAAACCAACACATACATTATCACACCAAGCCGTGACCGCGACCCCGTGTTCGAGATCACGGGTGCCCCAGGCAACGTGGAGCGTGCGCGCGAGGAGATCGAGACGCACATCGCGGTGCGCACTGGCAAGATCCTCGAGTACAACAATGAAAACGACTTCCTGGCGGGGAGCCCCGACGCTGCACTCGATAGCCGCTACTCCGACGCTTGGCGGGTGCACCCGCCCGGCTGCAAGCCCCTCTCCACCTTCCGGCAGAACAGCCTGGGCTGCATCGGCGAGTGCGGAGTGGACTCTGGCTTTGAGGCCCCACGCCTGGGTGAGCAGGGCGGGGACTTTGGCTACGGCGGGTACCTCTTTCCGGGCTATGGCGTGGGCAAGCAGGATGTGTACTACGGCGTGGCGGAGACTAGCCCCCCGCTGTGGGCGGGCCAGGAGAACGCCACGCCCACCTCCGTGCTCTTCTCctcggcctcctcctcctcctcctcttccgcCAAGGCCCGCGCTGGGCCCCCGGGCGCACACCGCTCCCCTGCCACTTCCGCGGGACCCGAGCTGGCCGGACTCCCGAGGCGCCCCCCGGGAGAGCCGCTCCAGGGCTTCTCTAAACTTGGTGGAGGCGGCCTGCGGAGCCCCGGCGGCGGGCGGGATTGCATGGTCTGCTTTGAGAGCGAAGTGACTGCTGCCCTTGTGCCCTGCGGACACAACCTGTTCTGCATGGAGTGTGCAGTACGCATCTGCGAGAGGACGGACCCAGAGTGTCCTGTCTGCCACATCACAGCCACGCAAGCCATCCGAATATTCTCCTAA